A genomic segment from Myxococcota bacterium encodes:
- a CDS encoding ABC transporter ATP-binding protein, which produces MIRLEHVSREFQVGDSRVRALDDVTEHVRTGEHIAIMGPSGSGKSTLLNVIGCLDRPSAGTYHLDGRLVSELDDGELTLVRRNLIGFVFQTFQLVPRLSALENVELPMLFAGVEREERRARAAERLAAVGLTPRADHRPDQMSGGERQRVAIARAMVMEPRVLLADEPTGNLDTRSGAQVLELIDDLHTGGLTIVVVTHDPNVAKRAERTIVLVDGSVARRLAASEITPSVVGGAT; this is translated from the coding sequence GTGATCCGCCTCGAGCACGTCTCGCGCGAGTTCCAGGTGGGCGACTCGCGCGTGCGCGCGCTCGACGACGTCACGGAGCACGTCCGCACGGGCGAGCACATCGCGATCATGGGGCCCTCGGGCTCGGGCAAGTCGACGCTGCTCAACGTCATCGGCTGCCTCGACCGCCCGAGCGCGGGCACCTACCACCTCGACGGCCGGCTCGTGTCGGAGCTCGACGACGGCGAGCTCACGCTCGTGCGGCGCAACCTGATCGGCTTCGTGTTCCAGACCTTCCAGCTCGTCCCGCGCCTCTCCGCGCTCGAGAACGTCGAGCTCCCGATGCTGTTCGCGGGCGTCGAGCGCGAGGAGCGCCGCGCGCGCGCGGCCGAGCGGCTCGCCGCGGTGGGCCTCACGCCGCGCGCCGACCACCGCCCCGACCAGATGTCGGGCGGCGAGCGCCAGCGCGTCGCGATCGCGCGCGCGATGGTGATGGAGCCGCGCGTCCTGCTCGCCGACGAGCCGACGGGCAACCTCGACACGCGCTCGGGCGCGCAGGTGCTCGAGCTGATCGACGACCTGCACACGGGCGGGCTCACGATCGTCGTCGTCACGCACGACCCGAACGTCGCGAAGCGCGCCGAGCGCACGATCGTGCTCGTCGACGGGAGCGTCGCGCGCCGGCTCGCGGCGAGCGAGATCACGCCCTCGGTCGTCGGGGGCGCGACGTGA
- a CDS encoding efflux RND transporter periplasmic adaptor subunit, giving the protein MDTQATGHTRTRARARNWTLALVAVALVVVALRATVCAPEPVPVRVALVVRDRVEETITNSRAGTVKARRRARLSPQEGGLVVALPKREGDRVEAGELLLELESSVQRAQLELAEREAQAAGAERERACLAAQRAARERERNRALADRGVIADDVLDELESAAKIAGAACAAARASLERAGAQVELVKRQLAHTQLRAPFDGVIAEQSVEVGEWATPSVPLIQAPGVIDLIDPTSIFVSAPMDEVDAGRLRVGLPARVAVDSHPGEHFPGTIVRVGAYVNDVEEQNRTVEIEVELEDEAFAATLLPGTSADVEVVLETREGVLRIPTSALLSGNRALVLVDGALEERDVDVGLRNWDVSEVRGGLAEGDAVVVSLDRAEVKAGVRARAESDAAP; this is encoded by the coding sequence GTGGACACACAGGCCACCGGTCATACCCGCACTCGCGCCCGCGCGCGCAACTGGACGCTCGCGCTCGTCGCGGTCGCGCTCGTCGTGGTCGCGCTGCGCGCGACGGTGTGTGCGCCCGAGCCGGTTCCGGTGCGGGTCGCGCTGGTCGTGCGCGACCGGGTGGAGGAGACGATCACGAACTCGCGGGCGGGGACGGTGAAGGCGCGCCGGCGGGCGCGGCTGTCGCCGCAGGAGGGCGGGCTCGTGGTCGCGCTTCCGAAGCGCGAGGGCGACCGGGTGGAGGCGGGCGAGCTGCTGCTCGAGCTCGAGTCGAGCGTGCAGCGGGCGCAGCTCGAGCTGGCGGAGCGCGAGGCGCAGGCGGCGGGGGCGGAGCGCGAGCGCGCGTGTCTCGCGGCGCAGCGAGCGGCGCGGGAGCGCGAGCGCAACCGGGCACTGGCCGACCGGGGCGTCATCGCCGACGACGTGCTCGACGAGCTGGAGAGCGCCGCGAAGATCGCGGGCGCGGCGTGCGCGGCGGCGCGCGCGAGCCTCGAGCGCGCGGGCGCGCAGGTCGAGCTGGTGAAGCGCCAGCTCGCGCACACGCAGCTGCGCGCGCCGTTCGACGGCGTGATCGCGGAGCAGTCGGTCGAGGTCGGCGAGTGGGCGACGCCGTCGGTGCCGCTGATCCAGGCGCCGGGCGTGATCGACCTGATCGACCCGACGTCGATCTTCGTCAGCGCGCCGATGGACGAGGTCGACGCGGGGCGGCTGCGCGTGGGGCTGCCGGCGCGCGTCGCGGTGGACTCGCACCCGGGCGAGCACTTCCCGGGAACGATCGTGCGCGTCGGCGCCTACGTGAACGACGTCGAGGAGCAGAACCGCACCGTCGAGATCGAGGTCGAGCTCGAGGACGAGGCGTTCGCGGCGACGCTGCTCCCGGGCACGTCGGCCGACGTCGAGGTGGTGCTCGAGACGCGCGAGGGCGTGCTGCGCATCCCGACGTCGGCGCTGCTCTCGGGCAACCGCGCGCTCGTGCTCGTCGACGGCGCGCTCGAGGAGCGCGACGTCGACGTCGGCCTCCGCAACTGGGACGTGAGCGAGGTGCGCGGGGGGCTCGCCGAGGGCGACGCCGTCGTCGTCTCGCTCGACCGCGCCGAGGTGAAGGCCGGCGTGCGCGCGCGCGCCGAGTCGGACGCGGCGCCGTGA
- a CDS encoding SDR family oxidoreductase: protein MSALSDLDGKVVLVTGAARGTGAAIAKRFVEHGAHVWLGDVAEEAGRATAASLGERAHFAPHDVTDAAAWGRVVAAALAAHGRLDVLVNNAGVLHIGTVERTEADVFRRVFEVNTVGPYLGIRAVLAPMRAQGAGAIVNVSSIDALLGMNGVSAYCASKWGLRGLTKSAATELGRDGIRVNSVCPAGGNPAMYGPWMEKLVGFLDQTRAYSNNRGLPGEASLEAIADAVLFLASDASRHCTGIDLPVDGGAHAGRFIPGFNTV from the coding sequence ATGTCCGCCCTCTCCGACCTCGACGGCAAGGTCGTCCTCGTCACCGGCGCCGCGCGCGGCACCGGCGCCGCGATCGCGAAGCGCTTCGTCGAGCACGGCGCACACGTCTGGCTCGGCGACGTCGCCGAGGAGGCCGGGCGCGCCACCGCCGCTTCGCTCGGCGAGCGCGCGCACTTCGCACCGCACGACGTCACGGACGCCGCCGCGTGGGGCCGCGTCGTCGCCGCCGCCCTCGCCGCCCACGGCCGCCTCGACGTCCTCGTCAACAACGCGGGCGTCCTGCACATCGGCACCGTCGAGCGCACCGAGGCCGACGTCTTCCGGCGCGTGTTCGAGGTGAACACCGTCGGCCCCTACCTCGGCATCCGCGCCGTGCTCGCGCCCATGCGCGCGCAGGGCGCGGGCGCGATCGTCAACGTGAGCTCCATCGACGCCCTGCTCGGCATGAACGGCGTCTCGGCCTACTGCGCCTCGAAGTGGGGCCTGCGCGGCCTCACCAAGTCGGCCGCTACCGAGCTCGGCCGCGACGGCATCCGCGTCAACTCCGTCTGCCCCGCCGGCGGCAACCCCGCCATGTACGGCCCCTGGATGGAGAAGCTCGTCGGCTTCCTCGACCAGACCCGCGCCTACTCGAACAACCGCGGCCTCCCCGGCGAAGCCTCCCTCGAAGCCATCGCCGACGCCGTGCTCTTCCTCGCGAGCGACGCGAGCCGCCACTGCACGGGCATCGACCTCCCCGTCGACGGCGGCGCGCACGCGGGAAGGTTCATCCCGGGGTTCAATACGGTGTGA
- a CDS encoding cytochrome P450 yields MTLDDAPFIDTLSPAYDADIHAAHRAARERSWLARTPYGFLLLRYEDVHWCLRDARFHELGAGALAQAGIAGGPLHDWFHSILSNKEGEEHARLRRLVAKAFTPRQVERLRPVMRATANEFLDRVAPAGRSEVVADFAAPYPVRVIGSLLGVPPDDYARFHAWSTDLSLAFGSKLASELPRIERALGNLLDYTDGLIERQRREPGEDLTTALIAARDEGDRLSPEELRAMITVLIFGGQDTTQCQLACAIATFLAHPDAWRRVAREPALAASAAEEVLRYEPAGSGSPRIATCDVERHGVVLPAGTVVHPSGPAANRDPRVYADPDRFDVERAHPQPMLTFGGGAHYCLGASLARAEIQEALPILARRLPALAPDGEAVWRTGALIRGPERLPVRFAPSAAGAH; encoded by the coding sequence GTGACGCTCGACGACGCGCCCTTCATCGACACGCTCTCGCCCGCCTACGACGCGGACATCCACGCCGCGCACCGCGCCGCGCGCGAGCGGTCGTGGCTCGCGCGCACGCCCTACGGGTTCCTGCTGCTTCGCTACGAGGACGTGCACTGGTGCCTGCGCGACGCGCGCTTCCACGAGCTCGGCGCGGGCGCGCTCGCGCAGGCGGGCATCGCGGGCGGCCCGCTGCACGACTGGTTCCACTCCATCCTGTCGAACAAGGAGGGCGAGGAGCACGCGCGGCTGCGGCGGCTCGTCGCGAAGGCGTTCACGCCGCGGCAGGTCGAGCGGCTGCGGCCGGTGATGCGCGCGACGGCGAACGAGTTCCTGGATCGCGTCGCGCCGGCCGGGCGCAGCGAGGTGGTCGCCGACTTCGCGGCGCCGTACCCGGTGCGCGTCATCGGCTCGCTGCTCGGCGTCCCGCCCGACGACTACGCGCGCTTCCACGCCTGGTCGACCGACCTCTCGCTCGCGTTCGGCTCGAAGCTCGCGAGCGAGCTGCCGCGCATCGAGCGCGCGCTCGGCAACCTGCTCGACTACACGGACGGGCTGATCGAGCGCCAGCGCCGCGAGCCGGGCGAAGACCTGACGACGGCGCTGATCGCGGCGCGCGACGAGGGCGACCGGCTCTCGCCCGAGGAGCTGCGCGCGATGATCACGGTGCTGATCTTCGGCGGGCAGGACACGACGCAGTGCCAGCTCGCGTGCGCCATCGCGACGTTCCTCGCGCACCCGGACGCGTGGCGGCGCGTGGCGCGCGAGCCGGCGCTCGCGGCGAGCGCGGCCGAGGAGGTGCTGCGCTACGAGCCGGCGGGCTCGGGCTCGCCGCGCATCGCGACGTGCGACGTCGAGCGTCACGGCGTCGTGCTCCCGGCCGGGACGGTCGTGCACCCGTCGGGCCCGGCCGCGAACCGCGACCCGCGCGTCTACGCCGACCCGGATCGCTTCGACGTCGAGCGCGCGCACCCGCAGCCCATGCTCACGTTCGGCGGCGGCGCGCACTACTGCCTGGGCGCATCGCTCGCGCGCGCCGAGATCCAGGAGGCGCTGCCCATCCTCGCGCGCCGCCTGCCCGCGCTCGCGCCCGACGGCGAGGCCGTGTGGCGGACGGGCGCGCTGATCCGCGGGCCCGAGCGGCTGCCGGTGCGCTTCGCGCCGAGCGCCGCCGGCGCGCACTGA
- a CDS encoding cytochrome P450, which yields MAARADDSASDPDIDFDPFDAAWFDDPYPAYRALRAHRPAYRREIPNHRVWPHYWMLSRAADVDAALLDWRTFSSARGTLVDTDISLIPPNMFNMDPPRHDELRAILARVLTPARVASLERGVRASARDLLAKLAPRGAFDAATDYAHQIPTLTMCELMDLPTADRAQFLAWNMATLAGSDFTSEAALGAYAEMAAYWEGLVAERRERPGPDLISQILHNQTKGQELSDEEVAGFCSLLHDASQNTTMNMIANSIVELARHPDERRKVAREPARWPRAIEELLRFVSPVQGLARTTTRDVELHGTTIPAGDQVLVLYGSANHDPAAFDRPDELDLDRDVRSHWAFGHGIHFCLGNAAARLEIRIALEELLDAVPDYALDEARLARNQLVPTRGIAHAPVEFAPA from the coding sequence GTGGCCGCGCGCGCAGACGACTCCGCATCGGATCCCGACATCGACTTCGACCCGTTCGACGCGGCGTGGTTCGACGACCCGTATCCCGCCTACCGCGCGCTGCGCGCGCATCGCCCGGCCTACCGGCGCGAGATCCCGAACCATCGCGTGTGGCCGCACTACTGGATGCTCTCGCGCGCGGCCGACGTCGACGCGGCGCTCCTCGACTGGCGCACGTTCTCGTCGGCGCGCGGCACGCTCGTCGACACGGACATCTCGCTGATCCCGCCCAACATGTTCAACATGGATCCGCCGCGGCACGACGAGCTGCGCGCCATCCTCGCGCGCGTGCTGACGCCGGCGCGCGTGGCCTCGCTCGAGCGCGGCGTGCGCGCCTCCGCGCGCGACCTGCTCGCGAAGCTCGCGCCGCGCGGCGCGTTCGACGCGGCGACCGACTACGCCCACCAGATCCCGACGCTCACGATGTGCGAGCTGATGGACCTGCCGACGGCCGACCGCGCGCAGTTCCTGGCCTGGAACATGGCGACGCTCGCGGGCAGCGACTTCACGAGCGAGGCCGCGCTCGGCGCCTACGCGGAGATGGCCGCCTACTGGGAGGGGCTCGTCGCCGAGCGGCGCGAGCGGCCGGGGCCCGACCTGATCTCGCAGATCCTGCACAACCAGACGAAGGGGCAGGAGCTGAGCGACGAGGAGGTGGCGGGCTTCTGCTCGCTGCTCCACGACGCGTCGCAGAACACGACGATGAACATGATCGCGAACTCGATCGTGGAGCTCGCGCGCCATCCGGACGAGCGGCGCAAGGTGGCGCGCGAGCCCGCGCGCTGGCCGCGCGCGATCGAGGAGCTGCTGCGCTTCGTGTCGCCCGTGCAGGGGCTCGCGCGCACGACGACGCGCGACGTCGAGCTGCACGGCACGACGATTCCGGCCGGCGACCAGGTGCTCGTGCTCTACGGCTCGGCCAACCACGACCCCGCCGCCTTCGACCGCCCCGACGAGCTCGACCTCGACCGCGACGTCCGCTCGCACTGGGCGTTCGGCCACGGCATCCACTTCTGCCTCGGCAACGCCGCCGCGCGCCTCGAGATCCGCATCGCGCTCGAGGAGCTGCTCGACGCCGTGCCCGACTACGCGCTCGACGAGGCGCGGCTCGCGCGCAACCAGCTCGTCCCGACGCGCGGCATCGCGCACGCGCCCGTCGAGTTCGCACCCGCCTAG
- a CDS encoding cytochrome P450, which yields MSKPPVDREFAFAATDTSKTKDFDLMARIRREKPVCRPADGVVLTTRYEDTRAAFLDARRLSSVGDMRAPGVVVPTEESFLGEIDAPLHPRIRRILMKWFTRSRARGAEPWTRANVARRLDALAKDGGGDLMERLAIPLPGSVSAHELGVPDAMHDQVMTWCNELLHSSWPATGRTERGEGIAGAFPEMTAALDGWIREREASDAHDDLLAVMVRTRDDDGWQIGAHHARTLMVNILAGSLSASFMLGNLLYRLVHDASFDRALRDDAAKIPLAVDESLRLEAPVTFLFRTAREDVAIGGCPVHRGEHVMLGIAAANRDGAVYDDPDAFRLDRSDVPDHLAFGFGPHVCLGNHLTRMIGRVVLEETLARFAPGELRLAPGFAWTCVDHMQEYGPERLDVVVDRQTVT from the coding sequence ATGAGCAAGCCGCCCGTCGACCGCGAGTTCGCCTTCGCGGCGACCGACACGTCGAAGACGAAGGACTTCGACCTGATGGCCCGGATCCGGCGCGAGAAGCCGGTGTGCCGGCCGGCCGACGGCGTCGTGCTCACCACGCGCTACGAGGACACGCGCGCGGCCTTCCTCGACGCGCGGCGCCTCTCGTCCGTCGGCGACATGCGCGCGCCCGGCGTCGTCGTGCCGACCGAGGAGAGCTTCCTCGGCGAGATCGACGCGCCGCTCCACCCGCGGATCCGCCGCATCCTGATGAAGTGGTTCACGCGCAGCCGCGCGCGCGGCGCCGAGCCGTGGACGCGCGCGAACGTCGCGCGCCGGCTCGACGCGCTCGCGAAGGACGGCGGCGGCGACCTGATGGAGCGGCTCGCCATCCCGCTCCCGGGCTCGGTCTCGGCGCACGAGCTCGGCGTTCCCGACGCCATGCACGACCAGGTGATGACGTGGTGCAACGAGCTCCTGCACTCGAGCTGGCCCGCGACGGGCCGCACCGAGCGCGGCGAGGGCATCGCGGGCGCGTTTCCCGAGATGACGGCCGCGCTCGACGGCTGGATCCGCGAGCGCGAGGCGTCGGACGCGCACGACGACCTGCTCGCCGTCATGGTGCGGACGCGCGACGACGACGGCTGGCAGATCGGCGCGCACCACGCGCGCACGCTGATGGTGAACATCCTCGCCGGCTCGCTCTCGGCGAGCTTCATGCTCGGCAACCTGCTGTACCGGCTCGTGCACGACGCGTCGTTCGACCGCGCGCTGCGCGACGACGCCGCGAAGATCCCGCTCGCGGTCGACGAGTCGCTGCGGCTCGAGGCGCCCGTCACGTTCCTCTTCCGCACCGCGCGCGAGGACGTCGCGATCGGCGGCTGTCCCGTCCACCGCGGCGAGCACGTGATGCTCGGCATCGCGGCCGCGAACCGCGACGGCGCCGTCTACGACGACCCCGACGCCTTCCGGCTCGACCGCAGCGACGTGCCCGACCACCTCGCGTTCGGCTTCGGCCCGCACGTCTGCCTCGGCAACCACCTGACGCGCATGATCGGCCGCGTCGTGCTCGAGGAGACGCTCGCGCGCTTCGCGCCCGGCGAGCTGCGCCTCGCGCCGGGCTTCGCGTGGACGTGCGTCGACCACATGCAGGAGTACGGGCCCGAGCGGCTCGACGTGGTCGTCGATCGCCAGACGGTCACGTGA
- a CDS encoding SDR family oxidoreductase, with protein sequence MSAGERAAGAADTTGAQDTTGAQDGARVVVVTGATGGVGRGIALACAEGGATVWIAARRAAEGERVAAECEAAGGRGRFVACDVADAASVDAAIAAIVARDARLDGVVHNATSGLSPVPVRLADVAPADVRDHVAVSVRGTRLLARAAFPHLCATRGALLLLTSEAGFEGKARLAPYAAVKAMQRGMARALAREWGPRGVRVNCLAPLAHSPAMEVAFEKDPSMRARVLGRNPLGRLGDATDDIGVAARFLLSDDARYVTGHTLMVDGGSCPVT encoded by the coding sequence GTGAGCGCGGGCGAGCGCGCGGCAGGCGCGGCGGACACGACGGGCGCGCAGGACACGACGGGCGCGCAGGACGGCGCGCGCGTCGTCGTCGTGACGGGCGCGACGGGCGGCGTCGGGCGCGGCATCGCGCTCGCGTGCGCGGAGGGCGGCGCGACGGTGTGGATCGCGGCGCGGCGCGCCGCCGAGGGCGAGCGCGTCGCGGCCGAGTGCGAGGCCGCGGGCGGGCGCGGGCGCTTCGTCGCCTGCGACGTCGCCGACGCTGCCTCGGTCGACGCCGCGATCGCGGCCATCGTCGCGCGCGACGCGCGGCTCGACGGCGTCGTGCACAACGCGACGAGCGGGCTCTCGCCCGTTCCCGTGCGCCTCGCCGACGTCGCGCCCGCCGACGTGCGCGACCACGTCGCCGTCTCCGTGCGCGGCACGCGGCTGCTCGCGCGCGCCGCCTTCCCGCACCTGTGCGCGACGCGCGGCGCGCTGCTGCTCCTCACGTCCGAGGCCGGCTTCGAGGGCAAGGCGCGGCTCGCGCCGTACGCGGCGGTGAAGGCCATGCAGCGCGGCATGGCGCGCGCGCTCGCGCGCGAGTGGGGGCCGCGCGGCGTGCGCGTCAACTGCCTCGCGCCGCTCGCGCACAGCCCCGCGATGGAGGTCGCGTTCGAGAAGGATCCGTCGATGCGCGCGCGCGTCCTCGGGCGCAACCCGCTCGGCCGGCTCGGCGACGCGACCGACGACATCGGCGTCGCCGCGCGCTTCCTGCTCTCGGACGACGCGCGCTACGTCACCGGGCACACGCTGATGGTCGACGGCGGCAGCTGCCCCGTCACGTGA
- a CDS encoding SDR family oxidoreductase, giving the protein MSAQDAVLVIGTDGALARELARALGGELEPTPAVDAPDDAWLAARARNAAAPPRARILVAIGAAPPAGARALVEQNDAEWEARAEAPLRAWTLALGLAQARCADGGAIACVVDAPAPLDAAGFAPEAGLADAVAALARSVALAEGARGVRANAIATPARIPGAPIAALAPPLARFPGTLAHEVAGAVRLLLSDDAAGITGRLLAADCGRAW; this is encoded by the coding sequence ATGAGCGCGCAGGACGCCGTGCTCGTGATCGGCACCGACGGCGCGCTCGCGCGCGAGCTCGCGCGCGCCCTCGGCGGCGAGCTCGAGCCGACGCCCGCCGTCGACGCGCCCGACGACGCGTGGCTCGCGGCGCGCGCGCGCAACGCCGCCGCGCCGCCGCGCGCGCGCATCCTCGTTGCGATCGGCGCCGCGCCGCCGGCGGGCGCGCGCGCGCTCGTCGAGCAGAACGACGCCGAGTGGGAGGCGCGCGCCGAGGCGCCGCTGCGCGCGTGGACGCTCGCGCTCGGGCTCGCGCAGGCGCGCTGCGCGGACGGCGGCGCGATCGCGTGCGTCGTCGACGCGCCCGCCCCGCTCGACGCCGCGGGCTTCGCGCCCGAGGCCGGCCTCGCCGACGCCGTCGCCGCGCTCGCGCGCTCGGTCGCGCTCGCGGAGGGCGCGCGCGGCGTGCGCGCGAACGCGATCGCGACGCCCGCGCGCATTCCCGGCGCGCCGATCGCCGCGCTCGCGCCGCCGCTCGCGCGCTTCCCCGGCACGCTCGCGCACGAGGTCGCGGGCGCCGTGCGGCTCCTGCTCTCCGACGACGCCGCCGGCATCACGGGCCGCCTCCTCGCCGCCGACTGCGGACGCGCGTGGTGA
- a CDS encoding nuclear transport factor 2 family protein: MSDAGERALAHAEIRSVLALYYQALDARDLETLRTRVMAEDATWRFVQRAGTGRFEDEASGRDAVVDWFARMLGGDVTMGEGEVVHSIDTTVIELAGERATSSSVVRCVDVAKLALVAAGRARAELVRTREGWRIRRYEIDERITDDDMRALQAALAGAPDA, encoded by the coding sequence ATGTCCGACGCCGGCGAGCGCGCGCTCGCACACGCCGAGATCCGGTCGGTCCTCGCCCTCTACTACCAGGCGCTCGACGCGCGCGACCTCGAGACGCTGCGCACGCGCGTCATGGCCGAGGACGCGACGTGGCGCTTCGTGCAGCGCGCGGGAACGGGGCGCTTCGAGGACGAAGCGAGCGGACGCGACGCCGTCGTCGACTGGTTCGCGCGCATGCTCGGCGGCGACGTCACGATGGGCGAAGGCGAGGTCGTCCACTCGATCGACACGACGGTGATCGAGCTCGCCGGCGAGCGCGCGACGTCGTCGAGCGTCGTGCGCTGCGTCGACGTCGCGAAGCTCGCGCTCGTCGCGGCGGGCCGCGCGCGCGCCGAGCTCGTGCGCACGCGCGAGGGCTGGCGCATCCGCCGCTACGAGATCGACGAGCGCATCACGGACGACGACATGCGCGCGCTCCAGGCCGCGCTCGCCGGCGCGCCCGACGCATGA
- a CDS encoding VOC family protein produces the protein MPDLDAAMRDLSRWLGVAWTNAQEAPLVLRTRAGDEPVQLRFAYSTGAPPYFELLESHASGYYAAPDGAFLHHVGRWVDDLPAASRALAAAGLPLEAAGVGPDGDAPALFAFHAGAHGTRVELVDAGNRANFEAWLAGGELVLDPSRGAA, from the coding sequence GTGCCCGACCTCGACGCCGCGATGCGCGACCTCTCGCGCTGGCTCGGCGTCGCGTGGACGAACGCGCAGGAGGCACCGCTCGTCCTGCGCACGCGCGCGGGCGACGAGCCCGTGCAGCTGCGCTTCGCCTACTCGACCGGCGCGCCGCCCTACTTCGAGCTGCTCGAGAGCCATGCGTCGGGCTACTACGCCGCGCCGGACGGCGCCTTCCTGCACCACGTCGGCCGCTGGGTCGACGACCTCCCCGCCGCGTCGCGCGCCCTCGCGGCCGCGGGGCTCCCGCTCGAGGCCGCGGGCGTCGGCCCGGACGGCGACGCTCCCGCACTCTTCGCCTTCCACGCCGGCGCGCACGGCACGCGCGTCGAGCTCGTCGATGCCGGCAACCGCGCGAACTTCGAGGCCTGGCTCGCGGGCGGCGAGCTCGTGCTCGACCCGTCCCGCGGCGCGGCCTGA
- a CDS encoding SDR family oxidoreductase, producing MSLGKHDGAATRGDAPFRLDGKVAVVTGAASGIGRASAHALARAGAAVVVADIDAAGAERVAGEIEAAGGRAAAQRADVAREGDVEAMLEAAVARFGGLDVLHNNAAATTPELQGADGDVAQLSLDVWNRVLATNLGGVMLGCKHAIPRMLARGGGSIVNTSSASGLTGDVVRAAYGASKAGVQSLTQYVATQYGKRGIRCNAIAPGVIETPALRANVAPEVVAIYERSHLTPRLGRPEDIAAAVVFLASDEASFVTGQVVSVDGGLLAHHPAFGEMIGGSE from the coding sequence ATGAGCCTGGGCAAGCACGACGGCGCCGCGACGCGCGGCGACGCGCCGTTCCGCCTCGACGGCAAGGTCGCGGTCGTGACGGGCGCGGCCTCGGGCATCGGGCGCGCGAGCGCGCACGCGCTCGCGCGCGCGGGCGCCGCGGTCGTCGTCGCCGACATCGACGCCGCCGGCGCCGAGCGCGTCGCGGGCGAGATCGAGGCCGCCGGCGGGCGCGCCGCCGCGCAGCGCGCGGACGTCGCGCGCGAAGGCGACGTCGAGGCGATGCTCGAGGCGGCGGTCGCGCGCTTCGGCGGGCTCGACGTGCTGCACAACAACGCGGCCGCCACGACGCCCGAGCTCCAGGGCGCGGACGGCGACGTCGCGCAGCTCTCGCTCGACGTCTGGAACCGCGTGCTCGCGACGAACCTCGGCGGCGTGATGCTCGGCTGCAAGCACGCCATCCCGCGCATGCTCGCGCGCGGCGGCGGCTCGATCGTGAACACGTCGTCGGCCTCGGGGCTCACGGGCGACGTCGTGCGCGCGGCCTACGGCGCGTCGAAGGCGGGCGTGCAGTCGCTCACGCAGTACGTCGCCACGCAGTACGGCAAGCGCGGCATCCGCTGCAACGCCATCGCGCCGGGCGTGATCGAGACGCCCGCGCTGCGCGCGAACGTCGCGCCCGAGGTCGTCGCCATCTACGAGCGCAGCCACCTGACGCCGCGCCTCGGGAGGCCCGAGGACATCGCGGCCGCCGTCGTCTTCCTCGCGAGCGACGAGGCTTCGTTCGTCACCGGGCAGGTCGTCTCCGTCGACGGCGGCCTGCTCGCCCACCACCCCGCGTTCGGCGAGATGATCGGAGGAAGCGAGTGA